One part of the Desulfonema ishimotonii genome encodes these proteins:
- the argC gene encoding N-acetyl-gamma-glutamyl-phosphate reductase, which yields MTRVGVVGATGYAGADLARILHGHPGVELSVITSRQYAGVPLSRIYPSFEGVIDRVCEAFSVDSICEKADLIFTALPHKVPMDIVPRLVERGKRVVDLSADFRFREVDRYEAAYQPHTARTLSEKAVYGLCEVYADAIRSAGVIGNPGCYPTSVLLPLIPLMRAGLLKRSSVICDSKSGVSGAGRSLSIGSLYCEVSESFRAYKVAEHRHNPEMNEVLSRECGQPVAITFVPHLLPMSRGMLTTTYAELTGPADADAIRSCLTGFYAGRPFVRICSENRLPDTRNVRGTNFCDIGFRVDKKNNRLILISAIDNLVKGAAGQAVQNMNLMLGLDETAGLDSVPFPL from the coding sequence ATGACCAGGGTTGGTGTGGTTGGCGCGACCGGATATGCAGGCGCGGATTTGGCCCGGATTCTTCACGGACATCCGGGCGTGGAACTCTCGGTGATTACATCTCGGCAATATGCGGGCGTACCCCTCAGCCGGATATATCCCTCATTTGAGGGGGTGATTGACAGGGTCTGCGAGGCGTTTTCGGTGGACAGCATCTGTGAAAAGGCCGACCTGATTTTTACGGCGCTTCCTCACAAGGTGCCGATGGATATCGTTCCCCGGCTGGTTGAGCGGGGAAAACGGGTGGTGGACCTTTCTGCGGATTTCCGGTTCAGAGAGGTGGACCGGTACGAGGCCGCATATCAGCCCCACACGGCCAGGACGCTGTCGGAAAAGGCGGTTTACGGGCTGTGCGAGGTATATGCTGACGCAATCCGGTCTGCCGGGGTGATCGGCAATCCGGGCTGCTATCCCACCAGTGTGCTGCTGCCCCTTATCCCCCTGATGAGGGCCGGACTGCTGAAGAGATCGTCGGTCATCTGTGATTCCAAGTCCGGGGTCAGCGGGGCAGGGCGCTCTCTCAGTATCGGCTCCCTGTACTGCGAGGTGAGCGAATCCTTCAGGGCCTACAAGGTGGCGGAACACCGGCATAATCCTGAAATGAACGAGGTGCTGAGCCGTGAATGCGGCCAGCCGGTCGCCATCACCTTTGTTCCCCACCTGCTGCCCATGAGCCGGGGAATGCTGACCACAACCTATGCGGAGCTGACCGGCCCTGCCGATGCCGATGCGATCCGGTCGTGTCTGACCGGATTCTATGCGGGCCGTCCCTTTGTCCGGATCTGTTCCGAAAACCGTCTGCCCGACACCCGCAACGTCCGGGGAACCAATTTCTGCGACATCGGATTCCGGGTGGATAAAAAAAACAACCGCCTGATTCTGATTTCAGCCATTGACAATCTGGTCAAGGGCGCGGCAGGGCAGGCGGTTCAGAATATGA
- a CDS encoding ATP-binding cassette domain-containing protein, which produces MALLSVKNVNLGFGGPLLLDNISLQIERGERVCLLGRNGTGKSTLLKLISRQIPPDAGEIIRQQGIRVAQLTQEVPRHLTGTVLHVVSGGNDPESGNLPEDEAWQRQVQIETILSRMKLVPEADFDSLSAGLKRRTLLARALASEPDILILDEPTNHLDIDAIGWLEEFLLRHVKTLLFVTHDRMFLRKLATRIIELDRGQLTSWACDYDTCLARKEADLSTEANQRAQFEKKLAQEEAWIRKGIKARRTRNEGRVRALIKMRRERRAWQDRIGSVNMQAQEARRTGKLVMEAQGVSYAYGSSPIIRDFSTTLMRGDKVGIIGPNGAGKTTLLNILLGQLPPDTGTVRHGTHLEVAYFDQLRMQLDEAKTVQENVGDGNDKVIINGQPRHIISYLKDFLFSPDRARSPVSMLSGGERNRLLLAKLFTRPSNMLVLDEPTNDLDAETLELLEELLLNYTGTVLLVSHDRAFLNNVVTSTLVFEGDGAVNEYVGGYDDWLARRRPDTPPEPAAPKIRAAKPKPEKARPRKRTFKEQRELDALPQRIEDLEAEQAGLHEKMAEPAFYQNGGDEIARAKSRLEALENELETTYARWEALESIGE; this is translated from the coding sequence ATGGCATTACTGAGTGTAAAAAATGTAAATCTGGGCTTTGGCGGTCCGTTGCTTCTGGACAACATCAGTTTACAGATCGAACGCGGCGAGCGGGTCTGCCTGCTGGGCCGCAACGGCACCGGGAAATCGACCCTTCTCAAATTAATCAGCCGACAGATCCCCCCCGACGCCGGGGAGATCATCCGGCAGCAGGGCATCCGGGTGGCGCAGCTGACCCAGGAGGTGCCCCGGCATCTGACCGGAACGGTTCTCCATGTGGTCAGCGGGGGAAATGATCCGGAAAGCGGAAATCTGCCTGAGGATGAGGCGTGGCAGAGACAGGTGCAGATCGAGACAATCCTCTCCCGGATGAAGCTGGTCCCGGAGGCGGACTTTGATTCGCTTTCAGCGGGCCTGAAACGCAGAACCCTTCTGGCGCGGGCACTGGCCTCCGAACCGGATATCCTGATTCTGGATGAGCCCACCAACCACCTGGACATTGACGCCATCGGATGGCTGGAGGAGTTTCTGCTCCGGCATGTGAAAACCCTGCTCTTTGTCACCCACGACCGGATGTTCCTGCGGAAACTGGCCACCCGGATCATTGAACTCGACCGGGGTCAGCTGACGAGCTGGGCCTGTGATTACGATACCTGTCTGGCCCGAAAGGAAGCCGATCTGTCAACCGAGGCAAACCAGCGGGCTCAGTTTGAAAAGAAACTGGCTCAGGAAGAGGCCTGGATTCGCAAGGGCATCAAGGCCCGGCGCACACGCAACGAGGGCCGGGTTCGGGCGCTGATCAAAATGCGCCGGGAACGCCGGGCATGGCAGGACCGCATCGGCTCCGTCAATATGCAGGCCCAGGAGGCCCGGAGAACCGGAAAGCTGGTCATGGAGGCGCAGGGCGTTTCCTATGCCTATGGGAGCAGCCCGATTATCCGGGATTTTTCCACCACCCTGATGCGGGGAGACAAGGTGGGCATCATCGGTCCCAACGGTGCGGGCAAAACCACCCTGCTCAACATCCTTCTGGGCCAACTGCCGCCGGACACAGGTACGGTGCGCCACGGAACCCACCTGGAAGTGGCCTATTTTGACCAGTTGCGGATGCAGCTGGATGAGGCCAAGACCGTTCAGGAGAACGTGGGAGACGGCAACGACAAGGTGATCATCAACGGCCAGCCGCGCCATATCATCAGCTACCTCAAGGATTTTCTCTTTTCACCCGACCGGGCACGGAGTCCGGTTTCCATGCTATCGGGCGGGGAGCGCAACCGCCTGCTCCTGGCAAAGCTTTTCACCAGACCGTCCAATATGCTGGTGCTGGATGAGCCGACCAATGATCTGGACGCCGAAACCCTGGAGCTGCTGGAGGAACTGCTGCTCAATTACACGGGCACGGTCCTGCTGGTCAGTCACGACCGGGCCTTTCTGAACAATGTGGTGACGAGTACGCTGGTATTCGAAGGCGACGGAGCGGTGAATGAATATGTGGGCGGCTATGACGACTGGCTGGCCCGGCGCAGGCCGGATACGCCGCCGGAACCGGCAGCGCCGAAAATCAGGGCTGCAAAGCCGAAACCTGAAAAAGCGCGCCCCCGGAAACGGACCTTCAAAGAACAGCGGGAACTCGACGCCCTGCCGCAGCGGATTGAGGATCTGGAGGCCGAACAGGCCGGGCTGCACGAAAAAATGGCAGAGCCTGCCTTTTACCAGAACGGCGGGGATGAGATCGCCCGGGCCAAATCCCGGCTGGAAGCCCTGGAAAACGAGCTGGAAACGACCTATGCCCGGTGGGAAGCGCTGGAAAGCATCGGGGAATAG
- a CDS encoding S8 family serine peptidase, which yields MKSVFTKRCRKMGAFTFFLLLTFLTAAGHTAAADQDKISPRLRHKLTDYPQWPVIVLGRTQFLNGPDAFDRFCKENGDQKRSELRKTLIAELGKIARKEQDEIIRAAGSPKNAVRLWIVNGVGLTLTRAQVRKLAALDSVKYIYADRGTPRLKGRGKVARILKPSPSEPFALSRRKLPWNISRIGADRVWRELKVTGEGVTVAMFDSGADYTHSDLRANTWINADEIPNNGKDDDGNGLADDCYGYNFARRTPAVMAAPGKQHGTWTSGIIAGDGTGGIQTGVAPRARLMHLIAWGSYCNAGQAFQYALENGADVMNMSFSWPDLGQARGLIRRMCEQATCAGLVMVSGAGNFGKGGKNPAPVPVQLRIPEGIPCVIAAGGVDREMKVPGFCSLGPVEWAGVKFYEDFLLPGGLIKPDVCGFTGPGYPLLGTDPKSGRSGYVNPNTTIAGNSFSGPHVSGVAALMLSAAPELPAWRVKEIIEQTATPVGKDGKNSRTGAGLINAWKAVRAAIFVK from the coding sequence ATGAAATCTGTATTTACAAAAAGATGCCGGAAGATGGGCGCGTTTACCTTTTTTCTGCTTTTAACATTTCTCACAGCGGCGGGGCATACCGCTGCTGCGGATCAGGACAAAATTTCCCCCCGCCTCCGCCACAAACTGACCGATTACCCCCAATGGCCGGTGATCGTTCTGGGGCGGACCCAGTTTTTGAACGGCCCGGATGCCTTTGACCGGTTCTGCAAAGAAAACGGGGATCAGAAGCGGTCCGAACTCCGCAAAACGCTGATCGCTGAATTGGGGAAAATCGCCCGGAAGGAGCAGGACGAGATCATCCGGGCTGCCGGTTCTCCGAAAAACGCGGTCCGGCTCTGGATTGTCAACGGCGTCGGACTCACCCTCACGCGGGCGCAGGTGCGAAAACTCGCGGCTTTGGATTCTGTGAAATATATCTATGCCGACCGGGGCACTCCCCGGCTGAAGGGGCGCGGAAAAGTCGCACGGATACTGAAGCCCTCCCCGTCAGAGCCCTTTGCCCTGTCGCGCAGAAAGCTTCCCTGGAATATCAGCCGGATCGGGGCCGACCGGGTCTGGCGGGAGTTGAAGGTGACAGGGGAGGGTGTCACCGTTGCCATGTTCGATTCCGGGGCCGATTATACTCACTCCGACCTGCGGGCCAACACCTGGATCAACGCAGATGAAATCCCCAACAACGGCAAAGATGACGACGGCAACGGTCTGGCCGATGACTGCTACGGCTACAATTTTGCCCGCCGGACGCCCGCCGTAATGGCGGCCCCCGGAAAGCAGCATGGCACATGGACCTCCGGGATCATTGCCGGTGACGGAACCGGCGGCATTCAGACCGGCGTGGCCCCCCGCGCCCGACTCATGCACCTGATCGCCTGGGGCAGCTATTGCAACGCGGGGCAGGCCTTTCAGTATGCCCTGGAGAACGGGGCTGACGTGATGAACATGAGCTTTAGCTGGCCCGATCTGGGACAGGCCCGCGGACTGATCCGGCGCATGTGTGAGCAGGCCACCTGTGCCGGGCTGGTGATGGTTTCAGGGGCCGGGAATTTCGGGAAGGGCGGAAAAAATCCGGCCCCGGTTCCAGTACAGCTCCGCATTCCCGAAGGCATTCCCTGTGTCATTGCGGCAGGGGGTGTGGACCGGGAGATGAAGGTGCCCGGATTTTGCAGTCTGGGGCCGGTGGAATGGGCAGGCGTAAAATTTTATGAAGATTTTCTCCTGCCCGGCGGTCTGATCAAGCCAGATGTGTGTGGGTTTACCGGCCCCGGATATCCGCTGCTGGGCACAGATCCCAAGTCCGGAAGATCCGGTTATGTCAACCCGAATACCACCATTGCGGGCAACTCCTTCAGCGGGCCTCATGTGAGCGGGGTGGCCGCCCTGATGCTCTCCGCCGCGCCCGAACTGCCGGCATGGCGGGTGAAGGAGATCATTGAGCAGACCGCCACGCCGGTGGGCAAAGATGGGAAGAATTCCCGGACCGGCGCAGGTCTGATCAACGCCTGGAAGGCGGTCCGGGCTGCCATTTTCGTGAAATAA
- a CDS encoding tetratricopeptide repeat protein, whose protein sequence is MSRKNKKKKKLSPKKRARVKAPVSPSHSSNADAQVKAALKYHQAGQTDQAGPMYEQVLKAHPDHADALHLLGVIAYQKAEYGRSESLIRRAIDQNSEIAFYHSNLGNSLKKLGQTDEAETCYRKALALNPQYAEAWYNLGSVLKDQGKADEAIICFRKSLEIKPDYHEAYSNMANALKALGKTDEALACFRNALAVSPEYSEAYCNMGNLLKDLGRLDEAIDAYKKALEIRPDYPEVCNNMGNAYKDIGRFELAVRSYHKAITLRPGYTQALNNLGNILNDQGHLDRAITYYRKALAVDPSCEWSVAGEAKVLMKQGDFEGAYQRILPFIRSGTDNYDIAVTYAQLADRFDHYREAIAHLKQIVLKHADNVDLQRQLHFNLGRLYDKLKEYDAAFGHFFQANELRPKRFDVRAHENGVSALISAYSPGFQHRLPRAVNRSEIPVFIVGMPRSGTSLVEQIVASHPQVHGAGELSDIAYMVRDFSKLLKTSDPYPKSLGLLTERMADILAQNHLRRLRRLSRTADRITDKMPQNFFHLGLLSLMFPKARVIHCVRNPLDTALSVYFQNFSGGLTYSFDMKAIAVYYQQYRRMMAHWKSVLDIPILDVRYEALIEDQERLSREMIDFLGLAWDDRCLTFHKTRRSVSTASFQQVREPIYRGSMERWRNYEKHIGPLIEAIGAEGEE, encoded by the coding sequence ATGAGCCGAAAAAACAAAAAAAAGAAAAAATTATCGCCGAAAAAGCGGGCAAGGGTAAAGGCCCCGGTCTCTCCCTCTCATTCATCCAATGCCGATGCCCAGGTCAAAGCGGCGTTGAAATACCATCAGGCCGGTCAGACGGATCAGGCCGGGCCGATGTATGAACAGGTTCTCAAAGCCCACCCCGACCATGCGGATGCGCTCCACCTGCTGGGGGTGATCGCCTATCAGAAAGCAGAATACGGGCGTTCCGAATCCCTGATCCGCAGGGCCATTGATCAAAATTCTGAAATCGCCTTTTACCATTCCAATCTGGGCAATAGCCTGAAGAAACTGGGGCAGACAGATGAAGCGGAGACCTGTTACCGGAAGGCTCTGGCGTTAAATCCCCAATATGCCGAAGCCTGGTATAATCTGGGCAGTGTACTCAAAGATCAGGGGAAGGCGGATGAGGCCATTATCTGTTTCCGCAAATCCCTTGAGATCAAACCGGATTATCATGAAGCCTATTCAAACATGGCAAACGCCTTGAAAGCTTTGGGCAAAACAGACGAGGCCCTTGCATGTTTCCGCAACGCCCTGGCGGTCAGCCCCGAATATTCCGAAGCCTATTGCAATATGGGGAATCTGCTTAAGGATCTGGGGCGGCTGGACGAGGCCATTGATGCCTATAAAAAAGCCTTGGAGATCCGGCCGGATTATCCCGAAGTCTGTAACAACATGGGCAATGCCTATAAGGATATCGGTCGGTTTGAGCTGGCGGTCCGAAGCTACCACAAGGCGATTACGCTTCGACCGGGTTACACCCAGGCCCTCAACAATCTGGGGAATATCCTTAACGACCAGGGGCATCTGGATCGGGCAATCACCTATTACCGCAAGGCCCTGGCGGTGGACCCGTCCTGTGAATGGTCTGTGGCCGGTGAGGCCAAGGTACTGATGAAGCAGGGCGATTTTGAGGGGGCATATCAGCGTATTCTGCCGTTCATCCGATCCGGCACGGACAATTATGATATAGCGGTAACCTATGCCCAGCTGGCGGACCGGTTTGACCACTACCGGGAGGCGATTGCCCACCTGAAACAGATTGTTTTGAAACATGCGGATAATGTGGATCTGCAACGTCAGCTTCATTTCAATCTGGGGCGGCTATACGATAAGCTGAAAGAATATGATGCGGCCTTCGGTCATTTTTTTCAGGCCAATGAACTGCGTCCCAAGCGGTTCGACGTACGCGCTCATGAAAACGGGGTATCGGCCCTGATTTCAGCGTACAGTCCGGGATTTCAGCACCGGCTGCCCCGTGCGGTGAACCGCTCGGAAATTCCGGTTTTCATTGTGGGAATGCCCCGGTCCGGAACGAGTCTGGTGGAGCAGATTGTGGCCAGCCACCCCCAGGTCCACGGTGCGGGTGAACTCTCTGATATTGCCTATATGGTGCGTGATTTCAGTAAGCTTTTGAAAACCTCCGATCCTTATCCCAAATCTCTGGGCCTGTTGACGGAGCGGATGGCGGATATTCTTGCCCAGAACCACCTGAGACGATTGCGCAGGCTTTCCAGAACTGCCGACCGCATTACCGACAAAATGCCCCAGAATTTTTTTCATCTGGGGCTGCTTTCGCTGATGTTTCCCAAAGCCCGTGTGATTCACTGCGTCAGAAATCCTCTGGATACAGCCTTGTCCGTCTATTTTCAGAATTTTTCCGGCGGCCTGACCTATTCTTTTGATATGAAGGCCATAGCCGTTTATTACCAGCAGTACAGGCGGATGATGGCCCACTGGAAATCCGTACTCGACATTCCCATACTTGATGTGCGGTATGAGGCGCTGATTGAGGATCAGGAGCGACTCAGCCGGGAGATGATCGATTTTCTGGGGCTGGCGTGGGATGACCGTTGCCTGACATTTCATAAAACCCGGCGAAGCGTTTCCACCGCCAGTTTTCAACAGGTCCGGGAGCCGATTTACCGCGGCTCGATGGAGCGCTGGCGGAACTATGAAAAGCATATCGGACCGCTGATTGAGGCCATAGGGGCTGAAGGTGAGGAATGA
- a CDS encoding efflux RND transporter periplasmic adaptor subunit, whose protein sequence is MEPTKSAQQQVQIAPRQAPGRQQMPGPQPGGPQQAMNTILARMVNLSVGAMKAESLDKAANIIVNQMHTLVKNERAVLVPLTGKQRVFCISGDLEPSQDNPFSQAVHEVRKAFRGRPEPRVITSDTLPEGSKMPYSEKALEAMGGTSVLWAPLPHPGGESRYALWLERWKKKPWAEEEIKLLNHALVFFGYALGVPRTQKVKPTVKKRTFGLLAVLAFFFIMWLPIPSRVNAPVQVVPDHPYYVFAPFDGIVEDLAIQPGEKVRKGDLIFRYDTRVLEKQLEEAQRGGLAVALAELARLEGAGYADEEARARIPVQKLEVERKRAEVAFLKKQLALSEVRTDADGVVVLDDPDALIGASLQTGQLVLSIAEPDRTKLRVMVPVSDAGLLQEGASVMVRLDSDPLRSIDARVERVGFDVLMSDERIPSILVESVWDGKADVTPGQRGTARIEGTKTFLGMQLFRKPLMALRDLIGI, encoded by the coding sequence TTGGAGCCGACTAAAAGCGCACAACAGCAGGTACAGATCGCCCCCCGTCAGGCACCGGGGCGGCAGCAGATGCCCGGACCTCAGCCCGGCGGTCCCCAGCAGGCCATGAACACCATTCTGGCGCGGATGGTCAACCTCTCCGTGGGCGCAATGAAGGCCGAATCCCTGGACAAGGCCGCCAATATTATCGTCAACCAGATGCACACCCTGGTTAAAAACGAGCGGGCCGTGCTGGTGCCGCTCACCGGCAAACAGCGGGTTTTCTGCATCTCCGGCGACCTGGAGCCCTCTCAGGACAATCCGTTTTCCCAGGCGGTTCACGAGGTCCGCAAGGCCTTCCGGGGTCGCCCGGAACCCCGTGTGATAACATCGGACACCCTGCCCGAAGGGTCGAAAATGCCCTATTCCGAAAAGGCGCTGGAGGCCATGGGGGGCACCAGCGTACTCTGGGCACCCCTTCCCCATCCCGGGGGAGAGAGCCGGTATGCCCTGTGGCTGGAGCGCTGGAAAAAGAAGCCGTGGGCAGAGGAGGAGATCAAGCTCCTGAACCATGCGCTGGTCTTTTTCGGGTATGCCCTGGGCGTGCCCCGGACGCAGAAGGTGAAGCCGACCGTCAAAAAGCGGACCTTCGGGCTGCTGGCGGTACTCGCCTTTTTTTTCATCATGTGGCTGCCCATCCCTTCGCGGGTCAATGCGCCGGTTCAGGTGGTGCCGGACCATCCCTATTACGTGTTTGCCCCCTTTGACGGCATTGTCGAAGACTTGGCGATTCAGCCGGGGGAGAAGGTGCGGAAGGGCGATCTGATCTTCCGGTATGATACGCGGGTGCTGGAAAAGCAGTTGGAGGAGGCCCAGCGGGGCGGACTGGCCGTGGCGCTGGCCGAACTGGCCCGGCTGGAAGGTGCGGGATACGCAGATGAGGAGGCGCGGGCCAGAATTCCGGTTCAGAAGCTGGAAGTGGAGCGCAAACGGGCCGAGGTGGCGTTTCTGAAAAAGCAACTGGCGCTTTCCGAAGTCCGCACGGACGCGGACGGCGTGGTGGTGCTGGATGACCCGGACGCCCTGATCGGGGCATCCCTGCAAACCGGTCAGCTGGTGCTGAGCATTGCCGAGCCGGACCGGACCAAGCTGCGGGTGATGGTTCCGGTGAGTGACGCCGGGCTGCTTCAGGAGGGCGCGTCGGTGATGGTGCGGCTGGACAGTGACCCCCTGCGTTCCATTGACGCCCGCGTGGAACGGGTCGGGTTTGACGTCCTCATGTCGGACGAGAGAATCCCCTCCATTCTGGTCGAATCCGTATGGGACGGCAAGGCGGATGTGACGCCCGGACAGCGCGGGACCGCGAGGATCGAAGGGACGAAGACCTTTCTGGGAATGCAGTTGTTCCGAAAACCCCTCATGGCCCTGCGGGATCTGATCGGGATTTAA